In Chitinophagaceae bacterium, the DNA window TGTTTTTGCAAGCTCCGTTTTTCCTGTTCCTGTAGGGCCTAAAAAGAAAAAGGAACCTATGGGTTGGCCGGGTTTACTTAATCCTGATCTTGATTCCAAAATAGCTTCCGCCACAGCTTTCACCGCATGATCCTGACCTACCACTCTTTTTTTAAGAATCCCTTCCATGTTCAACAGTTTCTCGCGCTCCTGCGATTGCAATTTACCCAGCGGAATTCCGGTGCGATGGGCCACGACTGTGGCCACATCCATTTTCTCCACTTTCTCCTTTTTCTGTTCAGTGGCCTGTTTCAATTTAGAAAGAAGATTTTCAAGATATTCCTTGATCAATTCAGCGGATTCTAACTTTTCAACACCTGATTCATCCTGAACCTGGCTGAACAGGATAGAACTTATCTTGTTCTTTAGCTCCATGTAAAACCATTTCAATTCTTGTATTTGTTCTTCAGCGCTCTTATCGGTCTGGTTACCGTTTACTTCATTAAACTTTGTCTGCATCATCTCTAGGTCAGTTCCTGATGTTTCCTGCATCATCTTTACCACTGCCATCGTCCGATCAATCAGATCAATCGCTGCATCTGGTAATCTTCTTTCTTTCACATATCGTTTAGCCAAGCGTATAGAATCAAGGATTACATCATCAGCCAGCTTGATTTTGTGGTGCATTTCAAATTGCGGAATAATAACCTGTAACATTCTGACAGCCGTATTCTCATCAGGTTCTTCAATTTTCACCAATTCAAACAAGCGGTTGAATGTTGCATCGGACTCAATATGCTTCCGGTAGTCTTCATTGCTGGAAGTGCCGATTACAGTTAGCTCACCCTTTGCTAATTCCGGCTTAAGAATATTAGCTGCGCCAGCGGCACCTCCATTTCTATCAAGCAGCATGCTGAGATTATCAATGAATAGAATGGATTTGTCAAATTGTTTGATCTCCTTAATAATATTTTTGAGGCGATCTTCAATTTCACCTTTGTATGATGCGCCGGCAATAAGTGCTCCTAAGTCCAGTTCAAATACCACCGCATTCTTTAAATTATCCGGCACTTTGTCGTCGATAATATTCATCACGAATCCATTAACACACGCCGTTTTACCGACACCGGATTCACCGGTCAGAATCACATTGGGCTTTGAACGGCGGCCAAGTATTTCTGCCATCATCCTAATCTCACGGTCGCGACCGATTACAGGATCGAGTTTACCATCTTTAGCCAACGCTGTCTTATCTATACAAAATTTATACAGCGCATTCGTTGGCTTAGATGAATCCCCACCTTGTGCACTCGAACCCGAAGGTGAGATTGCATTCTGAACTGAGGCTTCATTAATATAGAGATCGTAAATTTCCTTTTCAAGAATTGGAAATGTCTTAAGCTGATCAACAGTAAATCCTACTCCCGGCTTACATAATGCCGCAAGGATACAGATCGGATTTATTTCCAGCAACCCCAACTTAATCCTTGCGCTATCCGCTTCACGAAAGACACTTTCGATCTTTATATCCCCCGACGGTGCTTCCGGCAGCTTAACAGCTTTCGGATATGACTCGATCCGCACTTCAGCCCAATCTGCTAAATAGTTCACATCCTTTCCATTGGCATCCAGGAATCCATTCAGTCCCACATCTTTGTGAAGCAGTGCCTTCAGCAAATGCGCCGGAGAAAAATTCTCATTAAAATATTCCTTTGCTATTGCTTGTGCAATCTGAATGGCCGTTTTAGAGGAATCGGAAAGAGGGAAATCTTCTGACATGTTGAATCAGTTTAGTTTTGCAGAATATGAATGTCGGTTTTGAGTTTCATTTAATCAATGCAAATAGGTTATTAATTATCGGTTATAGATTAGATCGCCGGGAGATTTAGAGAGTATGCGGTTGATGGTGAACCAGGAGACGAGCATAGAGGAAAGCAAGAAAATGGCAATCGCGAAAATTGTATTCAAACTAAACATATTAAAATAACTTACACCCTCCTCCAATGCAATATTTTGTTTGAGAAAATAATCAATTATATAGCCTAAGCCCCATGCAAGAAAAAATGCTACAATAATTCCTGCAACTATAAACAAAGAAATAATTGAAAAATAGATATTCCTTGACTCTTTATTTCCAAGCCCAATCGCCATGAATGTTCCTATATTCATTTTAACTTTGTTTAGATGCATTTTTAGAAGGTTGAATATAAAAAGTGAAACTGCGACGCTTCCAAACATAATAATCAAGTAACTTAAGATGAGAACCGTATTACTAAGGAAATTAAAATTCTCTTTGTCTTTCACGCGTGACATATCTACCTCTATAGAATTGCCATTTTCAATTTGAACAGGAGTATTATATGTTTTCACCACATAATCTGCAAAGGTCTTAACGCTATCTAAGGACTTAAAATAAACTGATAACATATCTGCATATTGGGCATTTTTTGAAACATCCTTCACATATCCAAAGAAGTAGGTCCTTCTGATTATATCCCTATAAGGTAACATTTCCTCGGTTTCCAAAATCAAATTATTTATCGTATCAAACATCTTATAAGAGGAAACATCAGACCAAAATCCTATGTGTAAATTGTACCCTTTCGCTAGAGATTCAATATTTTTCTCAGGAAGTTCGGGTTGTATTGGTGAATAAGCATTCAAAGTCTCATTTTCCTTTAGCATATTCATTATCACCTCATGAATTTTGAATGCCACAACCGAGTCTCTTGACTCTACAAAATAATCCAAACCATCGGTTTGGTTTGCAGGATTAAAAGGACTTTCTGGACCCATTAAATATGCTTTATAAAAATACTCTGTGCAGGCGAATGAACTCTTGCCCGGAAGTTCCTTTACAATAGCTCGTATTGGTATCGGCATGTGCTTATTGCCATTTTCGCTTGAGTCCCTATCAGAAATTGGAAAAGTAATCAATACATGGTCTGACAATGGTTCATATCCGAATCGTTCCAAAAGCTTTGGAGTAACAATTATTGCCAGATCTTGCTTACCTCTGAAATTCGACCCCTCTATCAAGTTCTTGCCTGACAGCAATTCCTGCTCAATAAATTTTCTGTCCCTTACAACATCAAAAGTTCTCCCTTTCACAAATGATGAATCAACTTCATCCTTTCCCATTAAATAAATGCTTGATAAAGAATAAGCAGTGACAGAATCATAGTCAAAATTGGCTCTATTGAACGGATCATTCATCTCCGCAGTAATATCTTTTAGCGAACCCTCATAATTGGCCCTCTGATATGGGATGGAAATTGTAAGCCAGTTAACGAATGCGCTATTTAACACAGAATCAAGATAGCGCAAACTGCCATTCCCAAAGCCAATAGCTATAAAACTAAATAGAAAAATAGAACACAGTAGAAAGAAATTGACTTTATGCTTCCCTGAGAGGGCATCAGACTCCCTAACAAAAAAAAGTCTTCGAAAATTTCCACTCGTGCTCAGTTTCGGCTTGCTATTCACAGTGGTAATATGAACAAGCTGCTCAGCACTTGCAGTAAATGTATTCCTAATTCTATTTTTAAAATTATGGGTCTCCGATTCCGAAAACGGATCCCACACACTCCTGTTAAATATATTACTTGCTAATATTTCACCGAATGTATGATTTTCATTTTTTGTTAATAAAATGATTTGATCTGCATGCTTAATCGCAAGGTCAATATCATGAGAAACTATTATTGCGGTAAGATCAGTTTTAAGATGCTCCCTAATCACTTCGAAAAGTTCATTGGCATTGGTTTCGTCAA includes these proteins:
- a CDS encoding ATP-dependent Clp protease ATP-binding subunit, which translates into the protein MSEDFPLSDSSKTAIQIAQAIAKEYFNENFSPAHLLKALLHKDVGLNGFLDANGKDVNYLADWAEVRIESYPKAVKLPEAPSGDIKIESVFREADSARIKLGLLEINPICILAALCKPGVGFTVDQLKTFPILEKEIYDLYINEASVQNAISPSGSSAQGGDSSKPTNALYKFCIDKTALAKDGKLDPVIGRDREIRMMAEILGRRSKPNVILTGESGVGKTACVNGFVMNIIDDKVPDNLKNAVVFELDLGALIAGASYKGEIEDRLKNIIKEIKQFDKSILFIDNLSMLLDRNGGAAGAANILKPELAKGELTVIGTSSNEDYRKHIESDATFNRLFELVKIEEPDENTAVRMLQVIIPQFEMHHKIKLADDVILDSIRLAKRYVKERRLPDAAIDLIDRTMAVVKMMQETSGTDLEMMQTKFNEVNGNQTDKSAEEQIQELKWFYMELKNKISSILFSQVQDESGVEKLESAELIKEYLENLLSKLKQATEQKKEKVEKMDVATVVAHRTGIPLGKLQSQEREKLLNMEGILKKRVVGQDHAVKAVAEAILESRSGLSKPGQPIGSFFFLGPTGTGKTELAKTLAEFLFNDESALIRFDMSEFKEEHSAALLYGAPPGYVGYEEGGMLVNKIRQQPYSVVLFDEIEKAHASVFDLFLQILDEGKLHDRLGKEGDFSNAVILFTSNIGSDFIVESFNKEKIPASGELMDIMSRYFRPEFLGRLTEIVPFSPITEKIVENIFEIHLKGLLKTLERQGIKLDVTPEAKKHLALSGFTPKYGARPLQGVIRMQLRRPISKMIVSGEVGKGNSLKVDLGENNEVVWKK
- a CDS encoding ATP-binding cassette domain-containing protein, encoding MHGIFRISKVRCAYGSKSPIVLSIEELEIEQGKLIFLLGASGSGKSTLLETLGLMNNTIQSGELNFIPEDGKIYEYSTLWRNKDNIQISTLRKSYFNFIFQNTNLMENFTAYENVCVAEMIKKSKYQHEVVDGVTVLLNRVGLSEAEVGSDTLAVNLSGGQRQRLAFVRALNSSSRVLLCDEPTGNLDETNANELFEVIREHLKTDLTAIIVSHDIDLAIKHADQIILLTKNENHTFGEILASNIFNRSVWDPFSESETHNFKNRIRNTFTASAEQLVHITTVNSKPKLSTSGNFRRLFFVRESDALSGKHKVNFFLLCSIFLFSFIAIGFGNGSLRYLDSVLNSAFVNWLTISIPYQRANYEGSLKDITAEMNDPFNRANFDYDSVTAYSLSSIYLMGKDEVDSSFVKGRTFDVVRDRKFIEQELLSGKNLIEGSNFRGKQDLAIIVTPKLLERFGYEPLSDHVLITFPISDRDSSENGNKHMPIPIRAIVKELPGKSSFACTEYFYKAYLMGPESPFNPANQTDGLDYFVESRDSVVAFKIHEVIMNMLKENETLNAYSPIQPELPEKNIESLAKGYNLHIGFWSDVSSYKMFDTINNLILETEEMLPYRDIIRRTYFFGYVKDVSKNAQYADMLSVYFKSLDSVKTFADYVVKTYNTPVQIENGNSIEVDMSRVKDKENFNFLSNTVLILSYLIIMFGSVAVSLFIFNLLKMHLNKVKMNIGTFMAIGLGNKESRNIYFSIISLFIVAGIIVAFFLAWGLGYIIDYFLKQNIALEEGVSYFNMFSLNTIFAIAIFLLSSMLVSWFTINRILSKSPGDLIYNR